One genomic window of Eleginops maclovinus isolate JMC-PN-2008 ecotype Puerto Natales chromosome 12, JC_Emac_rtc_rv5, whole genome shotgun sequence includes the following:
- the limk2 gene encoding LIM domain kinase 2 has product MEDPEGMKSCTGCGGEIQDSFHMKVLLDTWHNACFQCSVCSDHLTNWYYEKEGKLYCRIHYWEKFGELCHGCSLLMTGPTMVAGEHKYHPECFVCLSCKVVIEDRDTYALVERSKLYCGKCYKQVVLTPMLEKRSHESVLDSLPHTVTLISMPSAANGKRGFSVTVSRDVGGSASVQVKEVRGMLISPEVRNAIHVGDRILEINGLPVGTLMQEEVDDLIHRTSHTLQLLIEYDPVRQRLDRLRLGSPRTNLGVPATSRMRLSSPSNAVLERTDVVDDGTLKRRSLRRSNSICKSPGPNSPKDMPFISRDIGRSESLRSSSSCSHRIFRPCDLIHGEILGKGFFGQAIKVTHKATGEVMVMKELIRCDEETQKDFLKEVKVMRCLEHPHVLKFIGVLYKDKRLNLITEFIEGGTLKDFIRDTDPFPWEQRVSFAKSIASGMAYLHSMSIIHRDLNSHNCLVKLDNTVVVADFGLSRLIVEDKVKPAPEKPNTKKRVFRRIDRKKRYTVVGNPYWMAPEMLNGKRYDEKVDIFSFGIVLCEIIGKVYADPECLPRTLDFGLNVGKFVEKFVPDDCPTAFFPLTVACCDLTPDNRPPFQKLEDWFDALSLYQELGIPLPAELDELHQRMSQLHWPKDVLPSQSADLSSTATAASPDSSTVTDSGT; this is encoded by the exons ATGGAGGATCCAGAAG GTATGAAGAGTTGTACGGGATGTGGAGGAGAAATTCAAGACTCATTTCACATGAAAGTCCTCCTGGACACCTGGCACAACGCCTGCTTTCA GTGTTCTGTGTGCTCTGACCACCTGACCAACTGGTACTACGAGAAGGAGGGGAAGCTGTACTGTCGCATACACTActgggagaagttcggagagCTCTGTCATGGCTGCTCTCTGCTCATGACTGGACCGACCATG GTGGCCGGAGAACACAAGTATCACCCAGAGTGCTTTGTGTGTCTAAGCTGCAAGGTGGTGATTGAAGACCGGGATACCTACGCTTTAGTCGAGCGGTCCAAACTCTACTG TGGGAAGTGTTATAAGCAGGTGGTTCTTACACCCATGTTGGAGAAGCGCTCACACGAGTCGGTCCTAGACTCCCTTCCGCACACAGTGACCCTCATCTCGATGCCCTCTGCAGCCAATGGCAAGAGGGGCTTCTCCGTCACGGTGTCGAGGGACGTCGGCGGCTCAGCGAGTGTGCAAGTCAAAGA agTCAGAGGCATGCTTATCAGTCCAGAGGTCCGAAACGCTATCCATGTCGGGGACAGGATCCTGGAGATTAACGGCCTTCCTGTCGGGACACTAATGCAGGAGGAG GTGGATGACCTGATTCACCGCACCAGTCACACGCTGCAGCTGCTCATCGAGTATGACCCGGTCAGGCAGCGTTTGGACCGGCTCAGGCTGGGATCACCGAGAACAAATCTGGGAGTCCCAGCCACGTCCCGCATGCGCCTGTCCTCTCCTTCCAACGCCGTCCTGGAGAGAACCGATGTGGTGGATGACGGTACACTGAAAAGGAGGTCTTTGAG gcGCAGTAACAGCATATGTAAGTCACCCGGGCCAAATTCTCCCAAAGACATGCCTTTCATCTCCCGAGACATCGGCCGCTCCGAGTCCCTGAGATCCTCCAGTAGCTGCTCTCATCGCATCTTCCGGCCATGTGACCTCATCCACGGGGAGATCTTGGGAAAAGGCTTCTTCGGACAGGCTATTAAG GTGACTCACAAAGCCACAGGAGAAGTGATGGTGATGAAGGAGCTGATCCGGTGTGATGAGGAGACCCAGAAAGATTTCCTTAAGGAG gTCAAAGTGATGCGATGTCTGGAACACCCCCACGTCTTGAAGTTTATCGGTGTGCTATATAAGGACAAGAGGCTTAATTTGATAACCGAGTTTATCGAGGGAGGCACGCTGAAAGATTTCATCAGAGACACG GATCCGTTTCCATGGGAGCAAAGAGTGAGCTTTGCAAAGAGCATCGCTTCTGGCATG GCCTACCTTCACTCAATGAGCATCATACACCGAGACCTCAATTCTCACAACTGCCTGGTTAAACTG GACAACACCGTGGTCGTTGCAGACTTTGGACTGTCCCGACTCATAGTGGAGGACAAAGTTAAGCCTGCACCTGAAAAACCAAACACCAAGAAGAGGGTGTTCAGACGAATCGACCGTAAGAAGCGCTACACTGTCGTCGGAAATCCTTACTGGATGGCTCCGGAGATGCTGAATG GTAAACGCTACGATGAGAAGGTGGACATTTTCTCTTTTGGAATCGTGCTCTGTGAG ATCATTGGGAAAGTCTATGCAGACCCCGAGTGTCTCCCCAGGACTCTGGACTTCGGCCTGAATGTTGGCAAGTTTGTGGAGAAGTTCGTCCCTGACGACTGTCCAACAGCTTTCTTCCCTCTGACAGTGGCCTGCTGTGACCTCACACCAGACAACCG CCCACCGTTCCAGAAGCTGGAGGACTGGTTCGACGCCCTGTCCCTCTACCAGGAGCTCGGGATCCCTCTGCCAGCCGAACTGGATGAACTGCATCAGAGGATGAGTCAACTTCACTGGCCTAAAGACGTCCTACCATCCCAGAGCGCGGATCTGTCCTCAACGGCAACAGCAGCCTCTCCGGACTCTTCCACTGTGACGGACAGCGGCACCTAG
- the pik3ip1 gene encoding phosphoinositide-3-kinase-interacting protein 1: MLSIKSACQLCKMFFSLHAVFLSVAMVETNASNGNEKDCMRSNGVEYRGELQSSSSGLTCLNWINTTRDYEVTLHPDSQTGVGDHNYCRNPDSSERPWCYIAGPDGTVQKQLCALDTCKEQASTEAPEADPLEPTGIIPTTKRSEPAKSEASQGKVAPAQPVLGISQRVRTGPNKKKDLGTLGYVLGIAMMAIIILLGIGITFGYFYKRAQDLKKQHEQRVYEREMQRITLPLSAFSNPTCELVDENTIVITAEYEITPIQEGLEGGDPLMGQQAGTPGA; this comes from the exons ATGTTGTCGATAAAGTCAGCCTGTCAGCTCTGCAAGATGTTTTTCTCCTTGCACGCTGTGTTCCTGAGCGTGGCCATGGTGGAGACCAATGCCTCAAATGGGAATGAAAAAG aTTGCATGAGATCCAATGGAGTGGAGTACAGAGGGGAACTACAGAGTTCTTCCTCAGGACTGACCTGTCTGAACTGGATCAATACCACCAGAGACTATGAAGTTACACTCCATCCTGATtcacagacag GTGTGGGAGATCACAATTACTGCCGAAACCCAGACTCCTCTGAGAGGCCGTGGTGCTACATTGCTGGCCCAGATGGGACAGTCCAGAAGCAATTATGTGCCCTGGACACATGCAAAG AACAAGCCTCTACTGAAGCTCCAGAGGCCGACCCCCTCGAGCCTACAGGAATCATTCCCACCACAAAGAGATCAGAGCCAGCCAAATCTGAAGCCTCTCAGGGCAAAGTTGCTCCAGCGCAGCCAGTGTTGGGAATCAGCCAGCGTGTGCGCACAGGACCCAATAAGAAAAAGGACCTTGGCACGCTCG GCTACGTTCTTGGTATCGCCATGATGGCGATTATAATCCTCCTTGGAATAGGCATCACATTTGGCTACTTTTACAAAAG ggCTCAGGACTTAAAGAAGCAGCATGAGCAGCGAGTGTATGAGCGTGAGATGCAGAGGATCACTCTCCCCCTGTCGGCTTTCTCCAACCCCACCTGTGAGCTGGTGGACGAAAACACCATCGTTATCACAGCAGAGTACGAGATTACCCCCATCCAGGAGGGCTTGGAGGGCGGGGACCCTCTCATGGGCCAACAAGCAGGAACCCCCGGAGCCTGA